The genomic segment GCGAATGCCTTGCAGCAAGCGGCGACCTGAGCGCAGCAGGCATGTGGCGGGGCGGTGCCCCAATCCCGCCGGGAAGGCGGCGGGCTCCGCAACCGCGGCGCCAACAAGTTGTTCGCAAAGGCCTGAGGTGATTGCCGATCTGGGACGGATGACGCTATCGTAACGAGGGCTACCGAGGCGCTCCGCCCCGGTGTGGAGTACAGCATGATATTGCTTCTGGTCGCCGGCATCGTCTTCCTGCTGGCCGGAGCGGCGTCGATCATCGTCGGCGTCCCGGTCAAGGAATTCAGTTTCGGCAACACGTTGATCCTGTCCGGCGTGATCGGCTTCTGCACCGGTGCGCTGCTGCTCGGCCTGTCGGCGGTGATCCGTGAGCTGCGGTCGATCGGCTCCGGCCTCGGCACCGAGGACATTGAGACGGACGTCACGAGGGCTCCGGGGCGGACCGCGTTTCCCCAGCCGACTGCTGCGGGCGCCGACAGTGATGCCCTGTTCCCCGGCGACCGGTCGGAGCCGTCCGCGCCGCCTCAGCCGCTCTCGCCCGCCGCCGAGCCCGCAGGTGTGATGCCCTGGCAGGACGAAGCTGCAGCGCGCGACCGGCTGCGCCAGCGCGCGGCAGCGCCGCTCGAGATCAAGCCGCCCCCACCGCCGGTGTCTGCGCCGCGCGACACGTTGTCGTCCGAGCCTGAGGACGAGCAGACGCCGCCGAAGCGGCGCAATCTGTTGTTCGCCTCGTCCCGCCGCGAGCGGGAGCGCGCGGCCCTGGCCGGCAGCGAGGCGCCGGCCGGCGATCTGCTGGGGGGAGGAGCAGGACGCGACTTCGAGGACGCTTGGCCGCGCAAGCGGTCCGCAGCCGGGGGCGACGAGACGCCGGCTGCGCCGGAGCGGTCCGGCCTGCTGGAGCCGACGCCGGCACCGCGCAGCGAGGAGATGCAGCAGGTCACCGTGCTGAAATCCGGCGTGGTCGATGGCATGGCGTATTCGCTGTATTCCGACGGCTCGATCGAGGCGCAGATGCCGGAAGGCATGATGCGGTTCGAGTCGATCGACGAACTGCGCGAGCATCTCGAACAGCGCAGCTGAGGCGCGGGTTCGTCTGTTGGTCTACCTTGCTGGACTGCACCACCCTAAATAGACTTCGGTATTGGCAAGGTTAGATTCGTCGCACAGCGGCGATCTGCAAAATACCACCGAGTATCCCGGACAATTTGACGAACGCGCCCGCGGCCTGCCGCGCGGCGCGTTTCGAACCGACGACGAAGGACGGCCGATGAGTGACACCCCAGGCAAGAGCTACATCGAGCTGACCGCATCGATCGTCTCGGCTTATGTCAGCAACAATGCGACCCAGGCCAGCGAGATCCCGGCGCTGATCGGCCAGGTTCACGCCGCGCTACAGCGGCTGTCGGCCGGCCGCCCCGAGGTGGCGCCGCAGGAGCCGGCCAAGCCTGCCGTTCCGGTAAAGAAGTCGGTGACGCCGGAATATCTGATCTGTCTGGAAGACGGCAAACGCTTCAAGTCGCTGAAGCGTCATTTGCGTACGCAGTACAAGATGACGCCGGAGCAGTACCGCGAAAAGTGGGGACTTCCCGCGGACTACCCGATGGTCGCGCCGAACTACGCGGTGGAGCGTTCGCAACTGGCTAAGAAGATGGGGCTCGGCCAGCAGCGTCGCCGGCGGAAATAATCCGGGATCAGGCCGAGAAGCCGGCGTCTGCAGTGATCATCGCGCCTGTGATGAGGCCGGCGGCCGGACTGGCCAGGAACGCGACCACGGCGGCGATCTCCTCGGGTTTGCCGTAGCGCCCGAGCGCGGTCAGGGCGCGGAGCTGGTCGGCCTGCTCGCCACTCGCCGGGTTCATGTCGGTGTCGATCGATCCAGGCTGCACCAGATTGACGGTGACGCCCTGCGGCCCCAGCTCGCGTGAGAGGCCGCGCGTGAAGGCGTGCAGCGCCGACTTGGTCATCGCGTAAACGGTCGAACCTGCGAACGGCACTCGCTCGGCAAGCGTCGAACCAATCGAAATGATCCGTCCGCCCTGTCCGAGGTGAGGGATCGCGGCCTGCGAGGCGAGCACCACTGCGCGCACGTTGATGTTCAGCAGCGCGTCGATATCGGCGAGACTGAGTTCGGTGATCGGGCCGACGCGGCCGATACCGGCATTGTTGACCAGGATGTCGAGGCCGCCGAGCTTGGCCGCAGCCTCGTCCACTGCGGACTTCAAGGCTACTGGATGGGCGCTGTCGGCCTGAATCGCGATGCCGCGTCGGCCCTTTGCCTCGATCGCCCGCACCACCTCGGCGGCTCGATCGGCCGATCGTTCATAGGTGATCGCGACGTCCGCGCCCTTGGCCGCCAGGTCCATCGCGATTGCTGCGCCAATGCCGCGCGAGGCTCCGGTCACCAATGCCCGCTTGCCCGTCAGCTCAACCATGTGATCCTCTTTTTTGTAGTAATCGATATATAATTCGTAGGCGAATTGCCGACGGTGGGCAAGCGATTTATATAGCGAATGATGCAGAAATCAGATCCTACCTTGGACCATCGCGCCGCGCGGCCGCGTGGAAGGCCGCGGGCATTCGATCGGGCGCGCGCGCTGGCGCAGGCGACCCGGCTGTTTTGGATCAAGGGCTATGAGGCGACTTCGATCGCCGATCTGACCGAGGCGATGGGAATCGGCGCCCCGAGTCTCTACGCGGCGTTCGGCTCGAAGGAAGCGCTCTACGGCGAAGCGGTGCGGCATTACGAGGCCAATTACGAGCAGCTGGTCTGGGGCCGGTTCCGCACGGCTACCACCGCGCGCGAGGCACTGGAAGCTTTTCTGCTCGACTCCGCCTCCGCCCTGACCGGGGCGCCTGATGATCATCCGCTCGGCTGCATGGTGACGTTGTCGGCCGTCGGTAGCGAAGGACACGCCGAGCTGGGGGAATTGGTGCGCAGCGCCCGTGCGGTCACGCTGCAGCGCCTGGAGGCGCGCCTGAGCGAGGCCATTGCGGTGAGCGAACTCCCCCCATCGACCGACATTCATGCCGTTGCCCGGTTTTATCAGGCCGTCCAGGCCGGCATGTCGATCCTGGCCCGCGACGGCGCCAGCCGTGCCGAGCTGGAGGCGGTGGCTCGCCTTGCCCTGGCGCGCGGGGACGTATGAAGGCCGCGCGGGTTGCGGGTTGAGGAAAAAAATCCGATCCTGACACTCGGGGCTCTTGCGGTTTCGATTCCGATATGTGAATATTTTCCTAGATCGAAGATCTGGGAAAGGTCGAACCGAAATGCAAGCCAAACGTCGCGGACGGAAGTCCGCTGCAGCACGCGATCAGGGCAGGGCCGAAGTCGACGGCTTTCGTGCCAGTCACCTGGATCTCTCCGAGCGCAACATCATGACGGCCGAGGGGCTGGCGCGCGTTACCATCGACGCCAGTGAAAGTCCGCTGGCGTGGTTGGCCCGCCGCAAGGGCCGCGATGGGCGGGCGCTGATCAGCGCCGAGCAGTTCGTTGCCGGCGAGCGGCTCCGCGCCGACTTCACACGCGGCAACCTGACACCTCGCATCACATCGAACTGGGGGGCGCCCACGGGACGCGCAGGCGGCGGTGGGGCGGGGGAGATGACCGATCTGGTGGTGGCGGCGCGGCAGCGCGTGCAACTCGCGCTGGAAGCCTGCGGGCCGGAGTTCTCCGGTCTCCTGCTCGACGTCTGCTGCTTCCTGCGCGGGCTGGAGGATGTCGAGCGCGAGCGCGGCTGGCCGTTGCGCTCCGCCAAGGTGGTACTGCAGCTCGCACTCGATCGGCTCGCCCGGCACTACGGCCTTGCGCCGCGGGCCGACCAAGCTAGGCCGCGCCTGCGGAGCTGGCTGGCGGACGATGCGGCGTTCGTGGTGCCGTAAAGCGGCGGAGCAGCCGGAGCCGATCGCGATCAGGTCGACGCGGCGAGGGTGTCGCGGGCGTCGGCCTTGATCCGCTCGATCATCGAGCGCAAGCCGTTGGAGCGCTGCGGGGTGAGGTGCTCGCGGAACCCGAGTTCGTCGAACACCGCGATCGGCTCGGCCGACAGGATCTCCTTCGGCGTACGGCCCGACACCAGCGTCAGCAGGATCGCGATCAGGCCGCGGACGATGTGCGCATCGCTGTCGCCGAGATAGCTCAGGATCGGGTCGCCGTTGGCGTTGCGCGTCAGCTTGCGCGACAGCCACACCTGGCTGGCGCAGCCCTGCACTTTGTTCGCAGCGGAGTGTTCTTCCTCGGGCATCGGCTCGAGCGTGCGGCCGAGTTCGATCACGTACCGATAGCGGTCATCCCACTCGTCGAGCAGCGCGAAATTGTCCCTGATCTCGTCAATCGTCATCGTGACCCGTATCTGTCGGTAGCGGTTCGCTCGCGATGGAACCTGTCCCGACAGATATATGGGTTCGCAGGCGGTCGAAAGCGAGAATCGCCTGCTCCGATGGTCGTGGGGTGCTCTAATTGGTGGCAGTGGGCTTCGCGACCGTATCGGTCGATGCGGTTTCGGCGCCGGGCAGCTTCCACTCGATCTTGAGGTCTTCAGCCGTCAGCGTGTCGCGCGGCGCGAGCGACGGATCGGGCGCATCGGCGGCGCCGATCGCACCGGTCGGCTCGCCGCGCTTCTCGGTGATGATCTGATACAGCTTGCGCGCGCCTTCCTGCGCGCGATGACCGATCACCGTCGCGGCCTGTTCGCCGACTTCGCAAGCCGCCGGCTGGCGCTTGCAGAACTGACTGAAGTCCGACACCGCGGCGCTTGCTGCAGAGACCGCCTCCGAGGCGCCGATCTGCGGCAGCTTCTCCGAATCCGGTGTCGACTCGCGCGGCAGAAACACCAGGACCACTCCGATCCAAAATGCCAAGCGAAGCAGAAAGAACATCTCGCGACCCCGTCGTCCAAATCCCCGTTGCGATTGGTCTCGCAATCGAGCTCCGTCGTAGCGAAGGCCGATGAATTCCGAGTGGATCGGTTACTTACAATTCGAGTGAAATCGGCTGAAAAAACCGCCGAGCCGATTCGGCGTAAATATTCGATTGACGTTGCACGCTTTCTCGCGGCGCGCGCTGTTCGCGTCCACCAATTCGAAACCATATCGCGGCGGTCGCTGAAACCATGCGTTCACCATTCGGGTTGAATGCGGTGCGCCGACGCGCGGAGAAGCGGCCGAACGCCGTCGTATGCGGTCGCCTTAGTGTTCGTTTAATGTCGCTCTGACAGGTTCGGCCAACCACACGCGAGGCGCCACAACGCCTCCCGTTACGAGGCGACCAGCGAGCGCGAGAAGCGTGGCAGTATCCAGGATCATCGGTGAATGTCTCGATGCATTGCTGCATCCGTCGGCGCGCTATGACGCGCTGACGACTGCGCGGCATCGTGCGTTCCTTGCGCCCCGTCTGCTCGGAAGTCTCGCCGCTTTCGCGGCATTTCCATTGTATTTGGTTTTGCGTGGCGCTCCGACGGCGCTGGAAGCGGCTGCATTCTCGTGGCTGATCGCGCCTATTCTGGTGGCTTGGTTCCTGTCGCGCACCGGGCGCTACGAACAGGCACACTTCCTGTCGTCGCTGGCGCTGACTGCGCTCGTGGTCGGCGTTGCCGCGCTGACGGGTGGCATTCAATCTTTCGCAGCTGTGTGGCTGGTGGTGATCCCGATCGAAGCAGCGCTGTCGGCCTCGCGGCGCGCCGTTACTTTCGCGGCATCGCTCGCGCTCGGCGGCGCGGCGCTGCTGATCGGGCTCGGCCTGTTCGGTGTTCTGCCGACGCCGACCGCCGGTGCCGCGTCCAGCGCGACGCTCGCAGCATTCGGTATCTCCTCGGCGGCGCTGTACGCCTCCGGCCTCGCTTACGGTGCGGTGTGGCTGGCGCGGACCAATGGCGCGCTGCTCAATGTCGAGGAGGAGCGCTACCGGCTGCTCGCCCGCAACATGAGCGATGTGATCTCGCGCCACAATCGCAACGGTGCGGTGCGCTTCATTTCCTCGGCAGCCGAGAACCTGCTCGGAACGCCGGTGGCCCGGCTCGCCGAGCACGGCCTGTTCGATCGAGTCCACGTCGCCGATCGTCCGGCTTACTTGAAGGCGATGTCGGATGCGGCGCGCGGCCGCGAAACCGGCAGCGTCGAATTTCGCATCCGCCGCGATGTGGCGCGCGACGAGCGCGGCCGGCCGTCGGCCGCTGAATTCGTCTGGGTCGAGATGCGCTGCCGGCCGCTCGAGTCGAACCTTACTACCACCGCTGCCTCCAATGCGGGCGAGACCGAAGTCGTTGCGGTGATGCGCGACATCACCGAGCGCAAGATTCACGAGCAGGCGCTCGACCAAGCGCGTGCCGAAGCCGATCGCGCCGACGCCGCCAAGAGCCGCTTCCTCGCCACCATGAGCCACGAGCTGCGCACGCCGCTGAACGCGATCATCGGTTTCTCCGATATGATCCTGCAGGACGACGTGCTGATGCTCGGCCCGGAGCGGCGCAAGGAATACGCGCAGCTCATCAACGATTCCGGTCAGCATCTGCTGTCGGTGGTCAACGGCATCCTCGACATGTCGAAGATGGAGTCCGGTTCGTTCGAGATCGTGCCGGAGCCGTTCGCACCGCGCCCGGCGCTGCTCAACTGCTGCAATCTGCTGGCGCTGAAGGCGCGCGACAGCGGCATCGACCTCGTCACCCGCGCGCCCGAGAACCTGCCGGAAGTCGTCGGCGATCCGCGTGCGTTCAAGCAGATCCTGCTCAACCTGGTGTCGAATGCGATCAAGTTCACCGAGCGCGGCGGCACGGTCACTGTCTCGGCAGCGGTCGAAGGCGCGCGGCTGGTTCTGCGCGTCACCGACACAGGGGTCGGTATTGCCGAAGAGGATCTGAAGCGCCTCGGCGATCCGTTCTTCCAGGCCGGCAAGACCTATCAGCGCCGCCACGAGGGCACCGGCCTCGGGCTGTCGATCGTTAAGAGCCTGGTGCGGATGCACGGCGGCGAGATCGAGGTGCAGAGCCAGATCGATTGCGGCACCACCGTCACGGTGTCGCTGCCGTTGGCGTTGCCGGCAGGGAGCAACGTCACGACGTTGAACCCGGCGATGCCGGCGGACGCGCCGGCGCCAGACTACCAGGTGAAGAAGAGTGCCTAAGACGCGAAAGGACGATGCACCGCGGCGTCGCGGTGCGGCGGCAGCCGTTGCGGAGAGCGAGGAGCGTGGATTTGCGATGCGGCTGATGATGTCGAGCCCGAAGGATTTTGTCGCGGCGATGTTCGCCTCGGCCGCGGTGGTTGCGATCGTCACCAATGCGATCTTCATGCAGGCCGGCCAGCATCCGTCGCCGATGTTCGGCAAGGCGGTGCCTTCGGCGTCGGTCTCGATCGTTACACTGCCGCGGCCGCGCCCGGTCGATGCCGAGCAACGCGCCGATACCAAGGCGCTCGACCAGAAGCTGCTCGAGCCGACCGTGACCGAGCTGAAGCCGGCCGAAACCAAGGCTGAGCCGAAGTCGGTCGAAGCAGTCAAACCCGTCGAGGTGCGTCCCGCCGAGGCCAAGACCGCAGACACCCGCCGGCCGGATCCGCGTCCGGTGCGCGGCCGGGCCGCCGAGGCCGAAGATCCGCTCGGCAATCTGGTGCGCGCCACCGCGCCGCACAGCGCCGCATCGTCTGTCAACGCTCCGCGGCCGCCGGCGGCGATCCCGAGCGGCGGCAGTGAGGTTGCCCCGTCGTCGCGGCGGATTGCCTCCGTACAGCGCGCGCTGACCCAATACGGCTACGGCCAGCTCAAGCCGACCGGCACCGCCGGCTCCGACACGCAGGCCGCGGTCGCCCGCTTCGAACGCTCCCGCAATCTGCCGGTCACCGGCCAGATCTCCGACCGCGTGGTGCGCGAACTCGGACTGATGATCGGGCATCCGATCGACTAGGCGATGAGATCGACAGCGGTTGCTTGAAGAAAATTGCTGTCGCTTTCCTTCCTTAGGTATTGCAGTTCCGACGAAAAATAGCCCGCGACGACTTTGTCGGGCTGACGCCGCTTCCGATTTGCTCCGCACCGGAAATCCTCTACAAGCTGCCCCATGAGACTGAAGAGTGCAATTTGGGTGTCTGCCTATCTGCGGCGCTGCCAGACTGAGGGCGTGTTTGGGGCCGTGAGCAGGCGTGGGGCCGAGGATGCGGGGGCGGTGTTTGTCAAGGTCGTGACCTTGAACGGTCAGGCGATGTTGTACGTGCCTGCTCCGCAGACCGCTTACGAAGACGAGCGCCCGTTCGATCGGGTGTTCGTGCCGGCGTCGCCGACGCCGCAGCCTGAAACCGACGTCGATGCGCGTCTCGCCAAGGAAATCCGGTTCGATCCCGACGTCTGGATCGTCGAAACCGAAGACCGCGCCGGGCGGCATTTTCTCGATCTGGCGAAGTAATCAGAGCAGTTCTGGTTCTGACAGAGGAGCATCGCGTAGCGATGCGTCTCGAGCCGTGCGATGCGATCCCGTGGCGTCATCCGTAGAGACGCCCGGTTTTGCCGGGCGCGTTACAGGATGAAGAGTTCGTGCATCTATCTGGTCAGAGTGCGGTGCTCTAGGTGATCCAGGAGGCGCTTTAGCCGCGCGTCGTATTGGTGCGCGGCGTCCAGGCGGCACCGGGCTGCACTGCGGGGCGGGCCTGCGGCGTCGCGCTGCGCGCGCGCTGACGCTCATCGTCGTAGAGCGCTGCGCGATATTTGGCGCGGGTGGAAGCAACGGTGGCACCGCGCCACGCCGCCAGCATGATCAACGCGGCGCGTTCGCTCAAGCGATCGTACAGCCGCGACAGTCGGTACACCCAATCGACCGACGAGCCCTTGGCGGGATCGAGGAACATCAGCACCTGTTCGAACACCTGGCTCTTGATGCCGAGGGCCTTCAGCGCACAGGCGAGCGCTTCGCCGCCTTCATCGAAAACGACGCGCTCGGCCGTTGTCGCGGTGAGTAGCAGCGCGTCACCCAGCTCGGCGGTGAAGTTCTCGACGTCCGACACATAGGCTGCCATGTGCAGAACTTCGATCGCGCGCATCGCCCGCGGCGGATGAATCCGTGCCGCCGGGCGCAGCGGCGTCTCGGCGAGATTGTACAGGATCTGCGTCCGCTCCTGTGAGGTTGCGGAGAAGAACATCTCGGACAGCTGCGCAGCGTCTTCCGGCTGCATCGACAGGCTGGCGGCGCGCTGTTCGGCTTCGGTCGGAATACGCGATGCCGGCCGCGCCGGGGTGGTGGTATCAGCCGGCGGAATCGGTGCCGCCAGCGGGACCCGCTGATCAGTCGATGACGACAGTGACAGCCGCAGCGCGATCGCGCGAGGGGTGTGCGGATAGATCGACAGCCGGGCGCGTACCACCGCGCGGGTGGCGTCGTCGACCTCGTCGATCAGCCGCGACGTCAGCTCGACGAACTGCCGCTCTTCCTCGTCGGTATGCGACGGGCTCTGCACATACAGATCGGTCAGCACCCTGAGCAGCGTCGGGCGAATGTCGACGCCTTCGCGGCGCG from the Rhodopseudomonas palustris genome contains:
- a CDS encoding ATP-binding protein, translating into MAVSRIIGECLDALLHPSARYDALTTARHRAFLAPRLLGSLAAFAAFPLYLVLRGAPTALEAAAFSWLIAPILVAWFLSRTGRYEQAHFLSSLALTALVVGVAALTGGIQSFAAVWLVVIPIEAALSASRRAVTFAASLALGGAALLIGLGLFGVLPTPTAGAASSATLAAFGISSAALYASGLAYGAVWLARTNGALLNVEEERYRLLARNMSDVISRHNRNGAVRFISSAAENLLGTPVARLAEHGLFDRVHVADRPAYLKAMSDAARGRETGSVEFRIRRDVARDERGRPSAAEFVWVEMRCRPLESNLTTTAASNAGETEVVAVMRDITERKIHEQALDQARAEADRADAAKSRFLATMSHELRTPLNAIIGFSDMILQDDVLMLGPERRKEYAQLINDSGQHLLSVVNGILDMSKMESGSFEIVPEPFAPRPALLNCCNLLALKARDSGIDLVTRAPENLPEVVGDPRAFKQILLNLVSNAIKFTERGGTVTVSAAVEGARLVLRVTDTGVGIAEEDLKRLGDPFFQAGKTYQRRHEGTGLGLSIVKSLVRMHGGEIEVQSQIDCGTTVTVSLPLALPAGSNVTTLNPAMPADAPAPDYQVKKSA
- a CDS encoding DUF1491 family protein, with amino-acid sequence MRLKSAIWVSAYLRRCQTEGVFGAVSRRGAEDAGAVFVKVVTLNGQAMLYVPAPQTAYEDERPFDRVFVPASPTPQPETDVDARLAKEIRFDPDVWIVETEDRAGRHFLDLAK
- a CDS encoding DUF2892 domain-containing protein, whose translation is MILLLVAGIVFLLAGAASIIVGVPVKEFSFGNTLILSGVIGFCTGALLLGLSAVIRELRSIGSGLGTEDIETDVTRAPGRTAFPQPTAAGADSDALFPGDRSEPSAPPQPLSPAAEPAGVMPWQDEAAARDRLRQRAAAPLEIKPPPPPVSAPRDTLSSEPEDEQTPPKRRNLLFASSRRERERAALAGSEAPAGDLLGGGAGRDFEDAWPRKRSAAGGDETPAAPERSGLLEPTPAPRSEEMQQVTVLKSGVVDGMAYSLYSDGSIEAQMPEGMMRFESIDELREHLEQRS
- a CDS encoding 3-oxoacyl-ACP reductase family protein → MVELTGKRALVTGASRGIGAAIAMDLAAKGADVAITYERSADRAAEVVRAIEAKGRRGIAIQADSAHPVALKSAVDEAAAKLGGLDILVNNAGIGRVGPITELSLADIDALLNINVRAVVLASQAAIPHLGQGGRIISIGSTLAERVPFAGSTVYAMTKSALHAFTRGLSRELGPQGVTVNLVQPGSIDTDMNPASGEQADQLRALTALGRYGKPEEIAAVVAFLASPAAGLITGAMITADAGFSA
- a CDS encoding DUF6456 domain-containing protein, coding for MQAKRRGRKSAAARDQGRAEVDGFRASHLDLSERNIMTAEGLARVTIDASESPLAWLARRKGRDGRALISAEQFVAGERLRADFTRGNLTPRITSNWGAPTGRAGGGGAGEMTDLVVAARQRVQLALEACGPEFSGLLLDVCCFLRGLEDVERERGWPLRSAKVVLQLALDRLARHYGLAPRADQARPRLRSWLADDAAFVVP
- a CDS encoding peptidoglycan-binding domain-containing protein codes for the protein MPKTRKDDAPRRRGAAAAVAESEERGFAMRLMMSSPKDFVAAMFASAAVVAIVTNAIFMQAGQHPSPMFGKAVPSASVSIVTLPRPRPVDAEQRADTKALDQKLLEPTVTELKPAETKAEPKSVEAVKPVEVRPAEAKTADTRRPDPRPVRGRAAEAEDPLGNLVRATAPHSAASSVNAPRPPAAIPSGGSEVAPSSRRIASVQRALTQYGYGQLKPTGTAGSDTQAAVARFERSRNLPVTGQISDRVVRELGLMIGHPID
- a CDS encoding DUF2336 domain-containing protein, with protein sequence MTTLTPFPGYDGLMSLSRREGVDIRPTLLRVLTDLYVQSPSHTDEEERQFVELTSRLIDEVDDATRAVVRARLSIYPHTPRAIALRLSLSSSTDQRVPLAAPIPPADTTTPARPASRIPTEAEQRAASLSMQPEDAAQLSEMFFSATSQERTQILYNLAETPLRPAARIHPPRAMRAIEVLHMAAYVSDVENFTAELGDALLLTATTAERVVFDEGGEALACALKALGIKSQVFEQVLMFLDPAKGSSVDWVYRLSRLYDRLSERAALIMLAAWRGATVASTRAKYRAALYDDERQRARSATPQARPAVQPGAAWTPRTNTTRG
- a CDS encoding MucR family transcriptional regulator; translated protein: MSDTPGKSYIELTASIVSAYVSNNATQASEIPALIGQVHAALQRLSAGRPEVAPQEPAKPAVPVKKSVTPEYLICLEDGKRFKSLKRHLRTQYKMTPEQYREKWGLPADYPMVAPNYAVERSQLAKKMGLGQQRRRRK
- a CDS encoding DUF5330 domain-containing protein, translated to MFFLLRLAFWIGVVLVFLPRESTPDSEKLPQIGASEAVSAASAAVSDFSQFCKRQPAACEVGEQAATVIGHRAQEGARKLYQIITEKRGEPTGAIGAADAPDPSLAPRDTLTAEDLKIEWKLPGAETASTDTVAKPTATN
- a CDS encoding SufE family protein, with translation MTIDEIRDNFALLDEWDDRYRYVIELGRTLEPMPEEEHSAANKVQGCASQVWLSRKLTRNANGDPILSYLGDSDAHIVRGLIAILLTLVSGRTPKEILSAEPIAVFDELGFREHLTPQRSNGLRSMIERIKADARDTLAAST
- a CDS encoding TetR/AcrR family transcriptional regulator; translation: MMQKSDPTLDHRAARPRGRPRAFDRARALAQATRLFWIKGYEATSIADLTEAMGIGAPSLYAAFGSKEALYGEAVRHYEANYEQLVWGRFRTATTAREALEAFLLDSASALTGAPDDHPLGCMVTLSAVGSEGHAELGELVRSARAVTLQRLEARLSEAIAVSELPPSTDIHAVARFYQAVQAGMSILARDGASRAELEAVARLALARGDV